In the genome of Ignavibacteriales bacterium, one region contains:
- a CDS encoding PAAR domain-containing protein — MSMAARLGDSCAHGGTIVAGCPTVLIGGMPAARVGDPHVCPMVTPGTPPIPHVGMPIIPPGSPTVLIGGMPAARMGDMAPCTGPPDSIVMGCPTVMIGTAGSGSGSGGGAGGGGAAGAKAGAATAMTDNIEVSTKQEHWFEFEFKDKAGNPVSGVPYKLKDPDGKESEGILKPDGKILRDSSGKGKAEVVLLTLQNAKWSKEIAKVGDKVKLTAESKGLETGQKATIQIFKKNLNAADVLVKTIEKEISNDKIEVEIENKFEESEPGSNSISNGYYFEVFSGQCRTKSGMLFNEDTIEIELKDDEGNPKANEEFILFLPNGKVEQGKLDGNGYKKIEKVPSGNYSVKFPNLKNLNNQ; from the coding sequence ATGAGTATGGCAGCAAGGTTGGGTGATTCATGTGCACACGGCGGAACAATCGTCGCCGGTTGCCCAACTGTTTTGATCGGAGGAATGCCAGCAGCAAGAGTTGGTGACCCGCATGTTTGTCCAATGGTTACACCCGGAACTCCGCCAATTCCGCATGTTGGAATGCCGATCATTCCTCCCGGAAGTCCGACTGTATTGATTGGTGGAATGCCCGCTGCACGTATGGGCGATATGGCTCCGTGCACAGGTCCGCCTGATTCAATAGTGATGGGATGCCCGACAGTAATGATTGGAACTGCCGGTTCGGGAAGCGGCAGCGGAGGTGGTGCTGGTGGAGGCGGTGCTGCAGGCGCAAAAGCCGGTGCAGCCACAGCAATGACTGACAACATTGAGGTTTCCACAAAACAGGAACACTGGTTCGAATTTGAATTTAAAGATAAAGCCGGAAATCCTGTAAGCGGTGTACCATACAAATTAAAAGACCCTGATGGAAAAGAATCTGAGGGAATATTAAAACCGGATGGAAAAATTCTTCGGGATTCATCAGGCAAAGGTAAAGCAGAAGTTGTTCTGCTAACCCTTCAAAATGCCAAATGGTCAAAAGAGATTGCAAAGGTCGGCGACAAAGTAAAATTAACTGCTGAGTCTAAAGGATTGGAGACCGGGCAGAAAGCCACGATACAGATATTCAAAAAAAATCTTAATGCCGCTGATGTGCTTGTTAAAACAATTGAAAAAGAAATCAGTAACGACAAAATAGAAGTTGAGATTGAAAACAAGTTCGAAGAATCTGAGCCCGGCTCTAACAGTATTTCCAACGGATATTATTTTGAGGTTTTCAGCGGACAATGCAGAACGAAATCAGGTATGTTGTTCAATGAAGATACAATAGAAATTGAATTGAAAGATGATGAAGGTAACCCAAAAGCAAATGAAGAGTTTATTTTATTCCTTCCGAACGGTAAAGTTGAGCAGGGTAAGTTAGACGGTAACGGTTATAAAAAGATTGAAAAAGTTCCTTCCGGAAATTATTCTGTAAAATTTCCGAATCTCAAAAACCTGAATAATCAATAA
- the tssI gene encoding type VI secretion system tip protein VgrG, producing MAEQKFNEPFYKIHFADLEDDSIGVVSFEGEEEISGIFEYRITLASFDPKIDSSKVLNRNAMFTMIRSDQSTREIHGIISSFEQFGQSKDHVFYKVTLVPRIWLSDLTFRNEVYQHFTIEDLVNTVVGELGIDVKIELKNRYPTNEFIVQYRETDFDFINRRMEHYGIYYYFDHDGGKDTFCVTDDNSKLPDVKLQDKIGYNENQDPFGDVESILDLASIEKVVTGTVQLKDYNYLYPEKQLMAESQINSNLPGKYYDYGDNFENEKDAEFLAKVRNQEILAGSKIFKGRTNCRLFSAGHRFKMENHYREDWNTEYIITKTFSYGSQKGQFAVPQKLQTNDLVFECKFEAIPFEVDFRPERCTPIPKISGIMSAKLETGSGDEYSFLDDHGRYRARMLFDLSDSSDAEASLPIRLVQSYSGAGYGIHFPNHADTELLWACVDGNVDRPIGIGTVPNPSQASPVAAKNKSQNIIRTASGNEIVFDDRSNETQISITSSESHKLLLDDKDDKIEVVSKDKHKVVMDDKNQNITVNSKDGHTILMDDKNTKIEVKTKNGHFILFNDTGGDEKIQISDKPGKNSFTLDIQNNKLVIETKEGDIDILAPKGNLTIKSKALKIETETDTELKSGTFKNDIKTDFELKSTNAKIEAKSDLKQKGMSVTTEASTDLKLKALNSTVESSVNTQVKGALVTVEASGVNTIKGSLVKIN from the coding sequence ATGGCTGAACAAAAATTTAATGAACCGTTTTACAAAATTCATTTTGCTGATCTCGAAGACGACAGCATTGGAGTGGTTTCATTTGAAGGTGAAGAAGAAATCTCTGGAATATTTGAGTACAGGATAACCCTCGCTTCATTCGATCCTAAAATTGATTCATCAAAAGTGCTTAACCGAAACGCAATGTTTACAATGATCCGAAGTGATCAGAGCACCCGTGAAATTCACGGTATCATTTCCAGCTTCGAACAATTCGGGCAGTCAAAAGATCATGTTTTTTACAAAGTAACGTTAGTGCCGCGAATATGGCTTTCCGATCTTACGTTCCGGAATGAGGTATACCAGCATTTTACTATTGAAGACCTTGTAAATACGGTTGTCGGTGAATTAGGTATCGATGTTAAAATAGAATTGAAAAACCGGTACCCTACTAATGAGTTTATAGTTCAGTACAGGGAAACTGATTTTGATTTTATTAACAGGAGAATGGAACACTACGGAATATATTATTACTTCGATCACGACGGCGGAAAAGATACGTTCTGTGTTACGGATGACAACAGCAAATTACCGGATGTAAAACTTCAGGATAAAATAGGGTACAACGAAAACCAGGATCCTTTTGGTGATGTTGAATCAATTCTTGACCTCGCTTCAATTGAAAAAGTTGTTACCGGTACAGTTCAGTTAAAGGATTACAATTATCTGTATCCTGAAAAGCAATTAATGGCTGAAAGCCAGATCAATTCAAACCTGCCCGGCAAATATTATGATTACGGAGATAACTTTGAAAATGAAAAGGACGCTGAGTTTCTTGCTAAGGTAAGAAACCAGGAAATACTAGCGGGAAGTAAAATCTTTAAAGGACGAACTAACTGCAGGTTGTTCAGTGCGGGTCACAGATTTAAAATGGAAAACCATTACCGCGAAGACTGGAATACTGAATACATAATCACAAAAACATTTTCATACGGTTCACAGAAAGGTCAGTTCGCGGTTCCGCAAAAGCTTCAGACAAATGATCTTGTTTTCGAATGCAAGTTTGAAGCAATACCTTTTGAAGTTGATTTCAGACCAGAACGATGCACGCCTATACCAAAGATCTCCGGAATAATGAGCGCAAAACTTGAGACAGGATCGGGTGATGAATATTCATTCCTTGATGATCACGGCAGGTACAGAGCAAGAATGCTTTTTGATTTAAGTGACTCATCTGATGCAGAAGCTTCTTTACCTATCCGGCTCGTTCAAAGTTATTCGGGTGCGGGATATGGAATTCACTTTCCAAACCACGCAGACACTGAATTATTATGGGCTTGTGTTGACGGTAATGTTGACAGACCAATAGGAATAGGTACAGTACCTAATCCGTCACAGGCATCTCCTGTTGCGGCAAAGAACAAATCACAGAATATTATCAGGACAGCTTCAGGTAATGAAATTGTTTTTGATGACAGATCAAATGAAACACAGATTTCCATAACTTCTTCCGAATCACACAAACTTTTACTCGATGATAAAGATGATAAGATTGAAGTTGTTTCTAAAGATAAACACAAAGTTGTGATGGATGATAAGAATCAGAATATAACCGTTAACAGTAAAGATGGTCACACGATTTTAATGGATGATAAGAACACAAAGATTGAAGTGAAAACGAAGAACGGACACTTCATACTTTTCAATGATACAGGAGGAGACGAAAAAATTCAGATATCGGATAAGCCCGGTAAGAATTCTTTCACACTCGATATTCAGAATAACAAACTGGTCATTGAAACTAAAGAAGGCGACATTGATATTCTTGCCCCGAAAGGTAATCTGACTATAAAATCAAAAGCACTCAAGATTGAAACTGAAACAGACACTGAACTTAAATCCGGAACATTTAAGAATGATATAAAAACTGATTTCGAACTCAAATCAACCAATGCAAAAATAGAAGCTAAAAGTGATCTTAAACAAAAAGGTATGAGTGTTACAACAGAAGCCTCAACAGATTTAAAGTTAAAAGCACTGAACTCAACAGTTGAATCCTCAGTTAATACTCAGGTAAAAGGAGCATTAGTAACAGTCGAAGCTTCGGGTGTCAATACGATCAAAGGATCCCTTGTAAAAATTAATTGA
- the tssH gene encoding type VI secretion system ATPase TssH has protein sequence MQSKDLKSLLLKLNNYLVRNLDTATGLGINRGNYEITIEHLLNALIEDGQGDVPLILKHYAIDSGDVQAKCLRSIDTMEKGNSGKPKLSPLLTELLEQAWITSSVHHHETKIRSGALFEVFIASEQVISTRLMDVLSPIKQEELRTEFYNIVKGSVEDASVSSEMLSQEEAKEIPADGTVLDLYTTNLVTQAKDGKIDPILGRDEEIIQVIEVLCRRKKSNPILLGEPGVGKTALVEGLAIKIAAGEVPDILKNNQIYSLDMGSLQAGTKMRGEFEKRLKAVINEVTNSPLPAILFIDEAHTLIGAGASAGGGDAANLLKPALARGSFRAIAATTYLEYNKYFAKDAALERRFQPIHVGEPDDEKAKVMLRGIKTKYEGYHGIHITDGAIEAAVKLSRRYIAGRQLPDKAVDLLDTAATRVKMSLTSKPPKLELMISRMNSLNMAINTQQKDSDMDLKIDQKALTELKTQKENLEKEIKTNEERWTKESELTRKLMDLRMKKSAAKSNGQSKEDEEFAKEISNVRKELEELQTSNPQVFAEVTSNTVAEVIEAWTGIKVGNMTKDEMTTLLNLEEDLKKRVVGQDHAIKQIADVIRGAKVGIKKEEGPNGVFLLVGTSGVGKTELARAVAEVLFGDERFMVTLNMTEYQSEHNTSRLIGADPGLVGYGEGGALSEPVRRRPYCVVLLDEIEKANASVVDLFMQIFDRGMLQDADRRNIDFTNTTIFMTSNLASEVLFEKYNDGMTNPDDLLEELRPYMNQYFRPEFLGRLKPIVFLPLNKETMKPIVEIKLGKIQRRLKQNQNLEVEFNKAVIEDIVDSCTRAETGARNIDAIVDRKLAPEISSQLLGFMAEGKSPEKVTVTKAKDGSYKYKFT, from the coding sequence ATGCAAAGTAAAGATTTGAAATCATTACTTTTAAAATTAAACAACTACCTTGTACGCAATCTTGACACAGCAACAGGATTAGGTATAAACCGGGGCAATTATGAAATCACAATCGAACATCTGCTAAATGCACTGATAGAAGATGGTCAGGGTGATGTGCCTTTAATACTCAAACATTATGCAATTGATTCGGGTGATGTGCAGGCAAAATGCCTTCGAAGCATTGACACAATGGAAAAAGGAAATTCAGGAAAGCCCAAACTCTCTCCCCTTCTTACTGAATTGTTAGAACAGGCCTGGATAACAAGTTCCGTTCATCATCATGAAACTAAAATAAGATCAGGCGCTTTGTTCGAAGTGTTCATCGCATCGGAACAGGTTATCAGCACGAGACTGATGGATGTACTTTCCCCTATCAAACAGGAAGAACTCAGAACAGAATTTTATAACATAGTAAAAGGTTCAGTTGAAGATGCATCAGTTTCATCTGAAATGTTATCACAGGAAGAAGCAAAAGAAATACCTGCTGATGGAACTGTACTTGATCTATATACAACTAATCTTGTCACTCAGGCAAAAGACGGAAAGATAGATCCGATACTTGGAAGAGATGAAGAAATAATCCAGGTTATTGAAGTTCTTTGCAGGAGAAAAAAATCAAATCCTATTTTACTTGGCGAACCCGGCGTTGGAAAAACAGCGCTCGTTGAAGGGTTGGCGATAAAAATCGCTGCCGGTGAAGTTCCCGACATCTTAAAGAACAACCAGATATATTCTCTCGATATGGGTTCGTTGCAGGCTGGAACAAAAATGCGCGGTGAATTTGAAAAACGTTTAAAGGCAGTAATAAATGAAGTAACAAACTCTCCCCTTCCGGCAATTCTTTTTATTGATGAAGCACATACATTAATTGGCGCGGGTGCTTCGGCTGGCGGTGGTGATGCAGCAAATCTTTTAAAGCCTGCTCTTGCGCGTGGATCATTCAGAGCGATTGCCGCTACAACCTATCTTGAGTATAATAAATACTTTGCAAAGGATGCCGCACTCGAAAGAAGATTCCAGCCGATTCACGTTGGTGAACCGGATGATGAAAAAGCAAAAGTAATGTTACGCGGTATAAAAACTAAGTACGAAGGTTATCACGGAATTCACATAACAGACGGTGCGATTGAAGCTGCTGTAAAATTATCGAGAAGATATATTGCCGGCAGACAACTTCCTGATAAAGCTGTTGACCTGCTTGATACTGCCGCGACAAGAGTTAAGATGTCATTAACAAGCAAACCACCAAAGCTTGAATTGATGATAAGCCGGATGAACTCTTTGAATATGGCTATCAACACTCAGCAAAAAGATTCTGATATGGATCTGAAAATAGATCAAAAGGCATTGACGGAATTAAAAACACAGAAAGAAAATCTTGAAAAAGAAATTAAGACTAATGAAGAGAGATGGACGAAAGAAAGTGAACTTACCCGCAAGCTAATGGATCTGAGAATGAAAAAGTCTGCCGCAAAATCCAACGGTCAAAGTAAGGAAGATGAAGAGTTTGCAAAAGAAATCTCTAATGTTCGCAAAGAACTTGAAGAGCTTCAGACATCCAATCCACAGGTATTTGCAGAGGTAACATCAAACACAGTTGCAGAAGTTATTGAAGCTTGGACAGGTATTAAAGTCGGCAACATGACTAAAGACGAAATGACAACTTTATTAAACCTTGAAGAGGATTTAAAGAAACGTGTTGTTGGTCAGGATCACGCAATAAAACAAATTGCGGATGTTATCCGCGGAGCTAAAGTCGGAATAAAAAAAGAAGAAGGACCAAACGGGGTATTTCTTCTCGTCGGAACAAGCGGTGTTGGTAAAACCGAACTGGCAAGAGCAGTCGCAGAGGTTTTATTCGGCGATGAAAGATTTATGGTTACACTTAACATGACTGAATACCAGAGCGAACATAATACTTCAAGATTAATTGGCGCAGATCCAGGTCTTGTTGGTTACGGTGAAGGCGGTGCGTTGAGTGAGCCTGTAAGACGACGACCTTATTGTGTTGTTCTTCTTGATGAGATTGAAAAAGCAAACGCATCAGTGGTTGATCTGTTTATGCAGATATTTGACAGAGGTATGCTGCAGGATGCTGACAGAAGAAATATTGATTTTACTAACACTACAATTTTTATGACATCTAATCTTGCCTCCGAAGTGTTATTTGAAAAATACAATGACGGTATGACGAACCCGGATGATCTTCTCGAAGAACTTCGTCCTTATATGAATCAATATTTCAGACCGGAATTCTTAGGAAGACTAAAACCGATTGTATTCTTACCCTTAAATAAAGAGACCATGAAACCAATTGTTGAAATTAAACTTGGAAAGATTCAGCGCAGACTTAAACAAAATCAGAATCTTGAAGTTGAGTTTAACAAAGCAGTAATCGAGGACATAGTTGATTCCTGCACAAGAGCGGAAACAGGCGCAAGAAATATAGATGCAATTGTTGACAGAAAACTTGCACCAGAAATTTCATCACAGCTTTTGGGTTTTATGGCTGAAGGAAAGAGTCCGGAAAAAGTAACTGTCACTAAAGCAAAAGATGGTTCCTATAAATACAAGTTTACATGA